A portion of the Celeribacter baekdonensis genome contains these proteins:
- a CDS encoding tripartite tricarboxylate transporter substrate-binding protein, which translates to MTTLLKIGAAAMLAAVPLAAAAEYPEKPVEFVVPFPPGDLEDILTRMIADEFQATYGVPAAVVNKPGGGGGPFPGAVDVALAPADGYTVGSFVIDVPMVGPYIGIGPLDPNPFEPVGIFLSYPFVVAAAGDAPYSTMAELAAYAQDHDVALGHFGSETSPARHTLALAKELGFSYASDAAFDALDCNTLASGDADVINTTLQLIRPCMDDLNILMSVTNNRIPLLPDVPTAGEIAPDLPFSTWNGLFVHKDTPQDARDKIAAIAEKVIHSDTAQQIAADTGAEIYWLDIEASEAQMLKDTETLQRISDYID; encoded by the coding sequence ATGACCACGCTTTTGAAAATAGGCGCCGCCGCCATGCTGGCCGCCGTACCTTTGGCCGCCGCTGCAGAGTATCCCGAAAAGCCCGTTGAATTCGTCGTTCCCTTCCCGCCCGGCGATTTGGAAGACATCCTGACCCGCATGATCGCAGACGAATTTCAGGCCACTTACGGCGTGCCCGCAGCCGTGGTGAACAAACCTGGCGGCGGCGGCGGCCCCTTCCCCGGTGCGGTTGACGTGGCGCTGGCTCCGGCGGATGGCTACACTGTCGGCTCCTTCGTGATCGACGTCCCCATGGTCGGCCCCTACATCGGCATCGGCCCGCTTGACCCCAATCCATTCGAGCCGGTTGGCATTTTCTTAAGCTATCCGTTTGTCGTCGCAGCGGCAGGGGACGCGCCCTATTCGACCATGGCAGAGCTTGCCGCCTACGCCCAAGATCACGACGTCGCTTTGGGCCATTTCGGCTCTGAAACAAGCCCCGCGCGTCACACACTTGCCCTCGCCAAAGAGCTTGGCTTTTCCTACGCTTCTGATGCGGCCTTTGATGCGCTTGATTGCAACACGCTCGCCTCAGGCGACGCCGATGTGATCAACACCACGCTGCAACTGATCCGCCCCTGTATGGACGATCTCAACATTCTAATGTCAGTGACCAACAATCGCATCCCGCTTTTGCCGGACGTCCCAACAGCCGGAGAGATCGCCCCTGATCTGCCATTCTCAACCTGGAATGGTCTGTTCGTTCACAAAGACACACCGCAAGACGCGCGCGACAAAATCGCAGCTATTGCTGAGAAAGTGATCCATTCCGATACCGCACAACAAATTGCCGCAGACACAGGTGCTGAAATCTACTGGCTCGACATTGAGGCGTCTGAAGCACAGATGCTCAAAGATACCGAAACGCTTCAACGGATCAGCGACTACATCGACTGA